The proteins below come from a single Fusobacterium nucleatum genomic window:
- a CDS encoding acyl-CoA dehydratase activase, producing the protein MHYKIGIDVGSTTLKTVILNEKNEIIEKSYQRHFSKVREMTLNHFKSLKELLKGKKFKLAITGSAGLGISKDYEIPFVQEVFSTAGAVKKCYPQTDIVIELGGEDAKILFLQGSIEERMNGTCAGGTGAFIDQMASLLDMDVSELDKISFAHERIYPIASRCGVFAKTDVQPLLNQGAKKADIAASIYQAVVEQTITGLAQGRAIKGTILFLGGPLYFLKGLQERFVEVLKLSKEKAIFPELAPYFIALGSAYFADTVKEEFEYDEVVQLLSQKKEKKVEHLEKPLFTSEEEYEAFLKRHQKISIPTKDITTYSGKAYLGLDSGSTTIKVVLLDEEANILYHYYSSSKGNPISLFLEQLKKIRELCGNRIEIVSSAVTGYGEELMQTAFGVDIGIVETIAHYTAAKHFDPDVDFIIDIGGQDIKCFHIKDGAIDSIVLNEACSSGCGSFLETFAKSLGYNVQDFAKKAIFSKSPAELGSRCTVFMNSSVKQAQKDGAEIEDISAGLARSVIKNAIFKVIRARDVDDLGKNIVVQGGTFLNDAVLRSFEQEIGREVLRPKISELMGAYGAALYGKKVQKEKSKLLTLTELENFQHISSSGMCKLCTNHCQLTINTFTNGQKFISGNKCERGAGKKLQSDLPNMVAYKNQLFNSIPLKGVGRARIGLPRALNIYEMLPFWAELFCSLGCDIVLSKVSSRNIYMKGQNTIPSDTVCYPAKLVHGHIIDLLEKDLDAIFYPCMSYTFDEGISDNCYNCPVVAYYPELIQANISDIEKTHFVYPHLGIENHKLLAERMYEEFKNIIPKLSKKEMEKAVENAFKSYYEYREAVRQEGSRVLKFAEENNYPVIILASRPYHIDPEINHGLDKLLNSLQFIVVTEDALYPVEGKLTIKILNQWGYHARMYNAAKYVSQHKNMELVHLVSFGCGIDAITTDEIQDILRSNNKLYTQLKIDEVSNLGAAKIRLRSLQATMKEREM; encoded by the coding sequence TTGCATTATAAAATTGGAATTGATGTTGGATCAACAACATTAAAAACTGTTATTTTAAATGAAAAAAATGAAATTATTGAAAAAAGTTATCAAAGGCATTTCTCCAAAGTAAGAGAAATGACATTAAATCATTTTAAGAGTTTAAAAGAATTATTGAAAGGAAAAAAATTTAAGCTAGCTATTACAGGATCAGCAGGACTTGGAATTTCTAAAGATTATGAAATACCATTTGTACAAGAAGTATTTTCAACAGCTGGAGCAGTAAAAAAATGTTACCCTCAAACTGATATTGTTATTGAGTTAGGAGGAGAAGATGCAAAAATTTTATTTTTGCAAGGAAGTATAGAAGAAAGAATGAATGGAACTTGTGCAGGAGGGACAGGAGCATTCATTGATCAAATGGCCAGCCTTTTAGATATGGATGTTTCAGAATTGGATAAAATTAGTTTTGCACATGAAAGAATTTATCCTATTGCATCTCGTTGTGGAGTTTTTGCAAAAACAGATGTACAACCTCTTCTAAACCAAGGGGCTAAAAAAGCAGATATTGCAGCTAGTATTTATCAAGCAGTTGTGGAACAAACAATAACAGGTCTTGCACAGGGAAGGGCTATTAAAGGAACCATTCTCTTTTTAGGAGGACCTCTTTATTTTTTAAAAGGTTTACAGGAAAGATTTGTTGAAGTATTAAAGCTTTCAAAAGAAAAAGCAATTTTCCCAGAATTAGCTCCTTATTTCATAGCATTAGGAAGTGCGTACTTTGCAGATACAGTGAAAGAAGAATTTGAATATGATGAAGTAGTTCAATTACTATCTCAAAAGAAAGAAAAAAAGGTTGAACACTTAGAAAAACCTTTATTTACTTCTGAAGAAGAATATGAAGCTTTTTTGAAAAGACATCAAAAAATAAGTATTCCTACTAAAGATATTACTACATATTCAGGAAAAGCTTATTTGGGATTGGACTCTGGTTCTACAACTATAAAAGTAGTTCTCTTAGATGAAGAAGCAAATATTTTGTATCATTACTATTCTTCTTCTAAAGGAAATCCCATTTCTCTATTTTTAGAACAATTAAAAAAAATTCGTGAGCTTTGTGGAAATAGAATTGAAATTGTATCCAGTGCAGTAACAGGCTATGGTGAAGAATTAATGCAGACAGCTTTTGGAGTTGACATTGGTATAGTAGAAACAATAGCTCATTATACAGCAGCTAAGCATTTTGATCCAGATGTAGATTTTATTATTGACATTGGAGGACAAGATATTAAATGTTTTCATATTAAAGATGGAGCTATTGATTCTATTGTCTTAAATGAAGCATGTTCCTCTGGTTGTGGTTCTTTTTTAGAAACATTTGCTAAGTCCTTAGGATATAACGTACAAGATTTTGCAAAAAAAGCTATTTTTTCAAAATCTCCTGCTGAATTAGGTTCTCGTTGTACTGTATTTATGAATTCTTCTGTCAAACAAGCTCAAAAAGATGGAGCTGAAATAGAGGATATTTCTGCAGGTCTTGCCAGAAGTGTTATTAAGAATGCTATTTTTAAAGTAATTCGTGCTCGTGATGTAGATGATTTAGGAAAAAATATAGTGGTACAAGGAGGAACTTTTTTAAATGATGCTGTACTACGCTCTTTTGAACAAGAGATTGGAAGAGAGGTATTGCGTCCAAAAATTTCAGAATTAATGGGTGCTTATGGAGCTGCTTTATATGGAAAAAAAGTTCAAAAAGAAAAATCAAAATTATTAACTTTAACTGAATTAGAAAATTTTCAACATATTTCCTCATCAGGAATGTGTAAGCTCTGTACTAATCATTGTCAATTGACAATTAATACTTTTACAAATGGACAAAAATTTATCAGTGGAAATAAATGTGAACGAGGTGCTGGAAAGAAATTACAAAGTGATTTACCAAATATGGTTGCTTATAAAAATCAACTTTTTAATTCCATTCCATTAAAAGGAGTTGGAAGAGCAAGAATTGGATTACCAAGAGCTTTAAATATCTATGAGATGTTACCTTTCTGGGCAGAATTATTTTGTTCTTTGGGTTGTGATATTGTTCTTTCAAAAGTATCAAGTCGTAATATTTATATGAAAGGACAAAATACTATTCCATCAGATACTGTTTGTTATCCAGCAAAGTTAGTACATGGACATATTATTGATTTATTGGAAAAAGATTTAGATGCAATTTTTTATCCTTGTATGAGTTATACTTTTGATGAAGGAATTTCAGATAATTGTTATAACTGTCCCGTAGTTGCTTACTATCCTGAATTAATACAAGCTAATATCTCTGATATAGAAAAGACACATTTTGTATATCCACATTTAGGGATTGAAAATCATAAATTGCTTGCAGAAAGAATGTATGAAGAATTTAAAAATATCATTCCAAAATTAAGTAAAAAAGAAATGGAAAAAGCAGTAGAAAATGCTTTTAAGTCATATTATGAATATAGAGAAGCTGTACGACAAGAAGGAAGTAGGGTACTAAAATTTGCAGAGGAAAACAATTATCCAGTGATTATATTGGCATCAAGACCTTATCATATTGATCCAGAAATTAATCATGGGTTGGACAAACTTTTAAATTCTTTACAATTTATAGTTGTAACAGAAGATGCTTTATACCCTGTTGAGGGAAAATTAACTATAAAAATATTAAATCAATGGGGATATCATGCAAGAATGTATAATGCTGCAAAATATGTAAGTCAACATAAAAATATGGAGTTAGTACATTTGGTTAGTTTTGGTTGTGGAATAGATGCTATTACCACAGATGAAATTCAGGATATTTTGCGTTCTAATAACAAATTATACACACAATTAAAAATTGATGAAGTAAGTAATTTGGGAGCAGCAAAAATAAGATTACGTAGTTTACAAGCAACTATGAAAGAAAGAGAGATGTAG
- a CDS encoding pyridoxamine 5'-phosphate oxidase family protein, whose amino-acid sequence MAKLTDAIKDLILNPVKEGAWTAQLGWIATVREDGAPNIGPKRSCRIYDDATLIWNENTAGEIMKDIERGSKVAVAFANWDKLDGYRFVGTAEVHKEGKYYDEVVEWAKGKMGVPKAAIVFHIEEVYTLKSGPNAGTRID is encoded by the coding sequence ATGGCAAAATTAACAGATGCTATAAAAGATTTAATACTAAATCCAGTTAAAGAAGGAGCTTGGACAGCACAATTGGGTTGGATTGCAACAGTAAGAGAAGATGGAGCACCAAACATTGGACCAAAAAGATCTTGCCGTATATATGATGATGCAACTTTAATATGGAATGAAAATACAGCTGGTGAAATAATGAAAGATATTGAAAGAGGTTCAAAAGTTGCAGTAGCTTTTGCTAACTGGGATAAATTAGATGGGTATCGTTTTGTAGGAACAGCTGAAGTTCATAAAGAAGGAAAATATTATGATGAAGTTGTTGAATGGGCAAAAGGAAAAATGGGAGTACCAAAAGCTGCAATTGTTTTCCATATTGAAGAAGTTTACACTTTAAAATCTGGACCTAATGCTGGAACAAGAATAGACTAA